TCTAAACGAATACTTACTGTTTGCGCTACACTCGTGATAATTTCACTAATTTTTATTTTTGGTGCGGGCAACCTGAATACTACTCGTAATTTGCCTATCTCAACAGATGACATTATTAAAGAAGCCTATTTTAATGCTACCTCTTTACTATCCTATAAAAAAGTAGCTTGTACATTAGACGACGGCACTACGGGAGATTGTTATGAATTGGTATTTTCTAGCAACCCAGTAGAAGATGGACCTTACTGTCCTGAAACTATTGAAGATATAGGTGGTTTAGGTACTTATGATGGCAAAACAAATCCTGGTTTTCAAGTACTAAAGGCTAGCTTGTTTCATGCTATGGAATCCGATGGTTACGATATCATAGATGATCAAGGAAAAATTAGAATGGATGACTTTAATTCTGGGCGACCAGATCCTAATTTTGATTATTGTTTGGCTGCAGCTCCTGATAATGATTTAAAACTTACCTTCTTAATTCCTGCACAACCGAAGCTATCTGAAACTAATAATGTTATTGAAACTATTGAATTAGTGGGTGTTTCTCTAGATGGCGTCCCCATTAATGGTAATCCTCCTTCAGTGGTCAATGGTCCACCAATACCAAATGCTACTGGAGGTAACATCCCTTCTTTAGATCCTTGTGGCGGTCACAATGATCCTGCTGGGTATTACCACTGGCATTTTGTGCCAGAAGTAATGAACCAGGTTTTAGCCGCTCATCATATTACAGAAGTCGCGTGTACCTTAATAGAACAAGTGGCAACGGTAAAACTCATGGGTTTTGCTAAAGATGGTTTCCCTATCTATGCCTATGCACAAGAACCTTCAGATGTAGATGATTGTGGTGGCAGAACAGCAAAGACCGCAGAATATCCTGATGGAATTTATCATTATATTGCCAGTACAACTAGAGCTCCCAACGTTCCTAAATGCTTAAAAGGAGTCGCAGCTGCACGTGGTTTTAAGTTTAGATAAAAAGATGAAAAAACACGTATTACTCTTTCTTTTTGCAGTACTAAGCTTCTCTTCTCTTTTGGCTCACAATTCATTATCTGCACTATACTATTTAGAACTAAAGGATAATTTAGGTATTTTAAGCATTAGTGTAAGTCAAGACGGATTAAATGAAGCCTTAAAAAAGCAATATCTAGCAGAAAATTTCACAGCAATTACAACAGAAAAATACAAAGAATTAGCCGTACGTTACATCAAAGATCATTTTGATTTAATGCTTAATAATGAAGTTTTTTTATTGAACGATGGAGGGATTAAATTGGGGAGTCA
This genomic stretch from Cellulophaga algicola DSM 14237 harbors:
- a CDS encoding YHYH protein, with protein sequence MNRSKRILTVCATLVIISLIFIFGAGNLNTTRNLPISTDDIIKEAYFNATSLLSYKKVACTLDDGTTGDCYELVFSSNPVEDGPYCPETIEDIGGLGTYDGKTNPGFQVLKASLFHAMESDGYDIIDDQGKIRMDDFNSGRPDPNFDYCLAAAPDNDLKLTFLIPAQPKLSETNNVIETIELVGVSLDGVPINGNPPSVVNGPPIPNATGGNIPSLDPCGGHNDPAGYYHWHFVPEVMNQVLAAHHITEVACTLIEQVATVKLMGFAKDGFPIYAYAQEPSDVDDCGGRTAKTAEYPDGIYHYIASTTRAPNVPKCLKGVAAARGFKFR